The following DNA comes from Salifodinibacter halophilus.
ACCGGGAGATGCTGTCATGAGTACCCCTCGTTCATTGCCACTCGCCACTGCCGCCCAGGTTCGCCAGGAGGTCCACCGGGCAGCTCGCGGAGTGCGCGGCTACTTCATCGGGGCAATCGTGGTGATCACGGCGGCGTCTCTGCTTGATCTGACGGTGCCGGTGGCCACCGGCTGGATCATTGACGCGGCCAAGGCTCACCGTCCGACCTCGGCGCTGCTTACCCCGGCGTTGGTA
Coding sequences within:
- a CDS encoding ABC transporter ATP-binding protein, which translates into the protein MSTPRSLPLATAAQVRQEVHRAARGVRGYFIGAIVVITAASLLDLTVPVATGWIIDAAKAHRPTSALLTPALV